ACGGCTGCCCAGTACGGCCAAGGCATCACTCGGCCCAGATGCCACCGGTGTTGGCTGGATTTACGAATACGCCTTGGTTGATCGCAGTGGCCAGCATGACCTAAGCCAGTTGCGCAGCTTGCAAGACTGGTTTTTGAAGTTTGAATTGAAGAGCCTGCTCAATGTCTCCGAGGTGGCCACGGTTGGCGGCATGGTGCGTCAGTATCAAGTTGTGCTGGATCCGCTGAAGCTGGTTGCCTATCGCATTCCGCAAGGCAAGGTGATCGAGGCGATTCGCCGTGCCAATCAGGAGACTGGCGGTGCCGTGCTGGAATTGGCTGAGACGGAGTACATGGTACGCGCATCCGGTTATCTGAAGACACTGGATGACTTTCGTGCGATTCCGCTTGGGGTCAATCAGGCCGGTGTGTCGGTGACGCTGGGCGATGTGGCCACGGTGCAACTTGGACCGGAGATGCGCCGGGGCATTGCTGAGTTGAATGGGCAGGGTGAAACGGTGGGTGGCGTGGTGATCCTGCGAAGCGGCAAAAACGCACGCGAGACCATCGCCGCGGTCAAGGCAAAACTTCTGGAACTGAAGAAGAGCTTGCCACCCGGTATTGAAATCGTCACCACCTATGACCGTAGTCAACTGATCGATCGTGCCATCGATAACCTGACCCATAAATTGATTGAGGAATTCATCGTTGTTGCCGTGGTGTGTGCCGTGTTTCTGTGGCACCTGCGTTCAGCACTGGTGGCCATCATCTCACTACCACTGGGTATCATGGCGGCCTTTGTGGTGATGCGCTATCAGGGGGTGAACGCCAACATCATGTCGTTGGGTGGCATAGCCATTGCCGTCGGCGCCATGGTCGATGCGGCAGTGGTGATGATCGAGAATGCCCACAAGCACGTGGAAGCCTGGAAGCATCAACACCCGGATCAGGCATTGACGGGGGAGGCTCACTGGCATGTGATGACCGAAGCGGCCGTTGAGGTGGGACCAGCGCTGTTCTTTTCGTTGATGATCATCACCCTCAGCTTTATCCCGGTCTTTACGCTAGAGGCCCAGGAGGGGCGACTATTCGGGCCATTGGCATTTACCAAAACCTACGCCATGGCGGCGGCAGCTGGTTTAGCCGTAACCTTGATCCCGGTGCTGATGGGTTACTGGATTCGCGGCCACATTCCCGATGAGCAACGCAATCCACTCAACCGCGTACTGATTCGCCTGTATCGACCGGTACTGGATTGGGTACTCCGTCGACCCAAAGCAACCGTCACCATCGCCATGTTGGCGCTTGTGACGACCGCTTGGCCAATTAGCCAGTTGGGCGGCGAATTCATGCCACCCCTGAATGAAGGTGACCTGCTGTATATGCCATCGGCCTTACCAGGCTTGTCTACGGCCAAGGCGGGTGAGTTGTTGCAGCAGACCGACCGGTTGATCAAAACTATCCCAGAGGTGGCCAGTGTGTTCGGCAAGGCCGGCCGTGCCGAAACAGCTACCGATCCTGCACCGATGGAGATGTTCGAAACTACCATCCAGTTCAAGCCGCGTGAGCAGTGGCGACCCGGCATGACTCCTGAGAAGCTGGTCGACGAGTTGGATCGTGTGGTTAAGGTACCTGGCTTGTCGAATATCTGGGTACCGCCCATTCGCAACCGGATCGATATGTTGGCCACCGGTATCAAGAGTCCGATCGGGGTCAAGGTCAGTGGTACCAATCTTACTGAGATCGACCACGTCAGCCGTGAGGTGGAACGGGTCGCCAAGACCGTCCCTGGCGTCAGCTCTGCCTTGGCGGAACGATTGACCGGGGGGCGCTATCTCGATATCGACATTGATCGCCTGGCCGCCGCGCGTTATGGGCTGAACATTGCCGACGTGCAATCGATCGTGGCGTCCAGCATTGGCGGCGAAAACATTGGCGAAACCGTATCAGGGCTGGCACGTTATCCGATCAATGTACGTTACCCACGCGAAATCCGTGATTCGCTCGAACGATTGCGGCAGTTGCCCATCCTCACCGAAATGGGGGCACAAATTACCTTGGGGACCGTGGCCCAGATCCGGGTAACGGAAGGCCCGCCCATGCTGAAGAGCGAAAATGCTCGACCTTCCGGCTGGGTGTATGTGGATGTCCGTGGTCGTGACCTGTCCTCAACTGTGATGGACTTACGCCGCGCCGTGACCGAACAGGTGAAGCTGGTACCGGGAGTCAGTATTGCCTATTCAGGTCAGTTTGAGTTTCTGGAGCGGGCCAATGCCCGGCTCAAACTGGTGGTGCCTGCCACGTTGTTGATTATCTTTGTGTTGCTCTACCTGACGTTCCGGCGCTTCGATGAGGCGATACTGATCATGGCAACATTACCCTTCGCGCTGGTTGGGGGTATCTGGTTTCTCTACCTGCAAAGTTACAACCTATCGGTTGCCACGGGTGTTGGTTTCATCGCCCTGGCGGGTGTCTCTGCCGAGTTTGGCGTGGTGATGTTGTTGTACCTGAAACAGGCTGTCGCAGAGCGTGAAGACAAAGGTCTGCAGTTGACGGTAGATATCCTTGATGAAGCTATCCGTGACGGGGCGGTATTGCGGGTTCGACCCAAGGCCATGACGGTAGCCGTCATTTTGGGCGGCCTGTTGCCAATTCTGTGGGGGAGTGGCACTGGGTCTGAAGTGATGAGTCGCATCGCCGCACCCATGGTGGGTGGCATGGTGACTGCGCCATTGCTATCGATGCTGGTGATTCCAGCAATCTATCGATTGATGAGACAAGCAGAGGAGAAATCTTCACGTTGACCAGGCATGCAACCTACGCGTTTTCAGCTAGATGGAAGTAGGTGATACCGGTCATTCGATACTGTGTTGGCAGGATCGAAATGACCGGTTTTTACTTGCTCTGTTGTCGTCGTCAAACAGTCAGGGGGTGCGGCAGGCTGTTTGTTGTAACACATTTCAACCTAAGCCAATGCTGTGGCCATTCTGCGCCACATTGTTTGTAGCGTGCTGGCGGATGATGTACCAGTACCTGCACCATACCATAGCTATGGAGCCAACTTTGCAGGAATGGCCTACAGAAAAGTTGTCCGGCTGGGACATCTGATCGGTACATCAAAAGGCGCTGCCTCTACAGACGTGATGTATACAGCCAGATGCTGCAGTGAGCTTGGTTGATTCCTCAAGCAACCACCTGTTTAATTCTGAAATTTCCTTTACCCACCTTTATCAGATTTCCACCTGACGGTTTGATGCTGATTCAACTTGGTAAGTCTAATGTAACGTGAGGCATCATTAAGTTACCACGCTGCCTGCACAATTTCTCAATCGATAGTCCAGCCCGTGCAAGGTGTCTTCTGGATTCGGTTCCCATTAAGAGCCGCTAATAAAACCCTTCTGGTGTTGCTGTGCAAACTTGTCGTACTCAAGTACTGCCTTCGTTTGCACACCTAACCAGAATCACTTCGCTGGGTTTTGTTAGCGGCGCTAAGTATGTGTACCTAGATTGTGCGCTACTTCATCTTTCCTATCATTCAAACTCACTTATTGTTGGGTTACCTGTCGAAACGTGGCCACGTTATCTTGACTGTCATCATGACAAATAGAATTTTGCTTGAATGGTTGAGCGGTTTTCAATGACCTATTGAACTAATTGTAAGTGAGCTGGTCGCCTTACTGATTCGTAGTAGATCTTGTTGTAAGTGGTAGGTCTTATCGGATTTTTAAAGTGGTTTGATTTTATTTTCATGTGGTTTTTCATTAAAAAATAACCTTACTTTCATTCTGGAAATTATTAAGCTGTTGATGTAAATGGTAAAATGACGTCAGGATTTGCCTGCGTTAATAGGGTTGTATTTGTTGTGGTTATTACATTACTTAATTCGGATTTTGTTGTGTTCGAAACTGCGTGATAGCATTCTTTCAAGCTTCCTTTTTGCCGGATATCGG
The sequence above is drawn from the Chitinivorax sp. B genome and encodes:
- a CDS encoding efflux RND transporter permease subunit — protein: MIEKLIRWSVANRFLVLLATLFVAACGVWAVKTAPVDALPDLSDVQVIIRTSYPGQAPQLVENQVTYPLATTMLSVPGAKIVRGFSFFGDSFVYVLFDDGTDLYWARSRVLEYLNQVQGRLPSTAKASLGPDATGVGWIYEYALVDRSGQHDLSQLRSLQDWFLKFELKSLLNVSEVATVGGMVRQYQVVLDPLKLVAYRIPQGKVIEAIRRANQETGGAVLELAETEYMVRASGYLKTLDDFRAIPLGVNQAGVSVTLGDVATVQLGPEMRRGIAELNGQGETVGGVVILRSGKNARETIAAVKAKLLELKKSLPPGIEIVTTYDRSQLIDRAIDNLTHKLIEEFIVVAVVCAVFLWHLRSALVAIISLPLGIMAAFVVMRYQGVNANIMSLGGIAIAVGAMVDAAVVMIENAHKHVEAWKHQHPDQALTGEAHWHVMTEAAVEVGPALFFSLMIITLSFIPVFTLEAQEGRLFGPLAFTKTYAMAAAAGLAVTLIPVLMGYWIRGHIPDEQRNPLNRVLIRLYRPVLDWVLRRPKATVTIAMLALVTTAWPISQLGGEFMPPLNEGDLLYMPSALPGLSTAKAGELLQQTDRLIKTIPEVASVFGKAGRAETATDPAPMEMFETTIQFKPREQWRPGMTPEKLVDELDRVVKVPGLSNIWVPPIRNRIDMLATGIKSPIGVKVSGTNLTEIDHVSREVERVAKTVPGVSSALAERLTGGRYLDIDIDRLAAARYGLNIADVQSIVASSIGGENIGETVSGLARYPINVRYPREIRDSLERLRQLPILTEMGAQITLGTVAQIRVTEGPPMLKSENARPSGWVYVDVRGRDLSSTVMDLRRAVTEQVKLVPGVSIAYSGQFEFLERANARLKLVVPATLLIIFVLLYLTFRRFDEAILIMATLPFALVGGIWFLYLQSYNLSVATGVGFIALAGVSAEFGVVMLLYLKQAVAEREDKGLQLTVDILDEAIRDGAVLRVRPKAMTVAVILGGLLPILWGSGTGSEVMSRIAAPMVGGMVTAPLLSMLVIPAIYRLMRQAEEKSSR